A window from Primulina eburnea isolate SZY01 chromosome 2, ASM2296580v1, whole genome shotgun sequence encodes these proteins:
- the LOC140824583 gene encoding MAPK kinase substrate protein At1g80180-like has product MAGLQRSVVSFRRQGSSGLVWDEKLTQLVNQQEKENNKPLLEGQQDPAATVLTKNSPPPPGLTIERSRSNGGGRGFRTGRVSPAIEPPSPKVSACGLCSAFGKQDKNRRRLPPARPGKRVV; this is encoded by the coding sequence ATGGCAGGCTTGCAGAGATCTGTAGTATCTTTTAGGAGACAAGGATCTTCAGGTTTGGTTTGGGACGAAAAATTGACTCAACTCGTCAATCAGCAGGAGAAAGAGAACAATAAACCTCTACTTGAAGGCCAACAAGATCCGGCCGCGACGGTGCTCACCAAGAACTCTCCGCCGCCACCCGGATTGACGATCGAAAGGAGCCGATCCAACGGCGGAGGAAGAGGGTTTCGTACTGGACGGGTATCTCCCGCGATTGAGCCGCCGTCTCCTAAGGTTTCTGCTTGTGGGCTTTGCAGTGCCTTTGGTAAACAAGACAAGAACCGCCGCCGCCTTCCCCCGGCGAGACCCGGCAAGCGCGTGGTGTGA